A window of the Streptococcus sp. 116-D4 genome harbors these coding sequences:
- the leuC gene encoding 3-isopropylmalate dehydratase large subunit: MAGKSIFDKLWDRHVITGEEGQPQLMYVDQHYIHEVTSPQAFQGLRDAGRRLRRPDLTFGTFDHNVPTVNIYDIRDVISKAQIDKLAENVEEFGIEHAAHGSEKQGIVHMVGPETGRTQPGKFIVCGDSHTATHGAFGAIAFGIGTSEVEHVFATQTLWQVKPKKMLVEFTGVPQKGVYSKDYILALIAKYGVACGVGYVVEYRGQAIDALSMEERMTICNMSIEFGSKMGIMNPDQTTYDYLKGRECVPEDFEEAVADWKTIISDDDAVYDKVIQMDVSGLAPMVTWGTNPAMGVDFDSSFPEIKDMNDERAYHYMDLQPGQKPADIQLGYVFIGSCTNARLSDLQLAARFVEGKKIAPNLTAIVVPGSRPVKRAAEKLGLDKVFLDAGFEWRDPGCSMCLGMNPDKVPDGVHCASTSNRNFEDRQGFGAKTHLCSPAMAAAAAIAGRFVDVRQMPEAQ; the protein is encoded by the coding sequence ATGGCAGGAAAATCGATTTTTGATAAATTATGGGACCGCCATGTCATCACAGGAGAAGAAGGGCAGCCTCAACTCATGTATGTAGACCAGCACTATATACACGAGGTGACCAGTCCTCAAGCTTTTCAAGGATTGCGAGATGCAGGACGTAGATTGAGACGACCAGACTTGACATTTGGAACCTTTGACCATAATGTCCCGACGGTCAATATCTACGATATTCGAGATGTTATTTCCAAGGCGCAAATTGATAAGTTAGCAGAAAATGTTGAGGAATTCGGGATTGAACATGCTGCCCACGGTTCAGAAAAGCAAGGAATCGTTCATATGGTTGGTCCAGAGACAGGACGGACCCAACCAGGAAAATTCATCGTCTGTGGAGACAGTCACACAGCAACGCACGGAGCTTTTGGAGCCATCGCCTTTGGAATTGGGACCAGTGAAGTCGAGCATGTCTTCGCTACCCAGACACTCTGGCAGGTTAAACCCAAGAAAATGCTGGTAGAATTCACTGGTGTTCCTCAAAAAGGAGTTTATTCCAAGGATTACATTCTCGCCCTGATTGCTAAGTACGGCGTTGCTTGCGGCGTTGGCTACGTGGTGGAATATCGTGGACAAGCTATTGATGCACTGAGCATGGAAGAGCGAATGACCATCTGCAATATGTCCATCGAGTTTGGATCCAAGATGGGAATCATGAATCCGGATCAAACCACCTATGATTATCTCAAGGGACGAGAATGTGTTCCAGAGGACTTCGAAGAGGCTGTGGCTGATTGGAAAACAATTATCAGTGATGATGATGCTGTTTACGATAAGGTTATCCAGATGGATGTCTCAGGATTGGCTCCCATGGTGACCTGGGGAACCAATCCTGCTATGGGTGTTGACTTTGATTCTAGCTTCCCAGAAATAAAGGATATGAATGATGAACGAGCCTATCATTACATGGATTTACAACCAGGTCAGAAACCAGCAGATATCCAACTAGGCTATGTCTTTATTGGTTCTTGTACCAACGCTAGACTTAGCGATTTGCAACTGGCGGCTCGATTTGTAGAAGGGAAGAAGATTGCCCCTAACTTAACAGCTATCGTGGTACCTGGTTCTCGACCAGTCAAGCGAGCTGCTGAGAAGTTAGGTTTGGACAAGGTATTCCTAGATGCTGGCTTTGAGTGGAGAGACCCAGGTTGCTCTATGTGCCTAGGGATGAATCCTGACAAGGTACCTGATGGTGTTCACTGTGCCTCAACCAGCAATCGAAACTTTGAAGATAGGCAGGGATTTGGTGCTAAGACCCACCTCTGCAGTCCAGCCATGGCAGCTGCGGCAGCTATTGCAGGGCGTTTCGTAGATGTTCGGCAAATGCCAGAAGCCCAGTAA
- a CDS encoding DUF1294 domain-containing protein, whose translation MKINQGITFAILIWNLLVFMIYGIDKSKAKRGAWRIPEKYLLSFAILCGGFGAWLAGIIFHHKTRKWYFKTVWFLGMVTTLVALYFIWR comes from the coding sequence ATGAAGATAAATCAAGGAATTACGTTTGCTATTTTGATTTGGAATCTATTGGTATTTATGATTTATGGTATTGATAAATCTAAAGCAAAAAGAGGTGCTTGGCGAATACCTGAAAAATATTTATTATCATTTGCAATCTTATGTGGTGGTTTTGGTGCCTGGCTAGCAGGAATCATCTTTCACCACAAGACTCGAAAATGGTATTTTAAAACAGTTTGGTTTCTTGGGATGGTGACTACGCTAGTAGCCTTATATTTTATTTGGAGGTAA
- the leuB gene encoding 3-isopropylmalate dehydrogenase, translating into MTKKIVALAGDGIGPEIMEAGLEVLEALAKKIGFVYEIDRRPFGGAGIDAAGHPLPDKTLKASREADAILLAAIGSPQYDGAVVRPEQGLLALRKELNLYANIRPVKIFDSLKHLSPLKPERIAGVDFVVVRELTGGIYFGDHILEERKARDINDYSYEEVERIIRKAFEIARSRRKIVTSIDKQNVLATSKLWRKVAEKVAHDFPDVTLEHQLVDSAAMLMITNPAKFDVIVTENLFGDILSDESSVLSGTLGVMPSASHSENGPSLYEPIHGSAPDIAGQGIANPISMILSVAMMLRDSFGRYEEAERIERAVEASLAAGILTRDIGGQASTKEMTEAIIERL; encoded by the coding sequence ATGACAAAAAAAATAGTAGCTCTAGCAGGGGATGGGATCGGCCCAGAAATCATGGAGGCTGGTTTAGAAGTTCTGGAGGCTCTAGCTAAAAAAATAGGCTTTGTCTATGAAATAGACAGACGACCTTTTGGAGGTGCAGGTATTGATGCTGCAGGACATCCCTTGCCGGACAAAACGCTCAAGGCAAGTAGGGAGGCAGATGCTATCCTACTAGCAGCGATCGGTAGTCCCCAGTATGATGGGGCGGTGGTTCGGCCTGAACAAGGTTTGTTGGCTCTCCGTAAGGAACTCAATCTTTACGCTAATATTCGCCCTGTAAAAATCTTTGATAGTCTTAAGCATTTGTCACCTCTAAAACCGGAACGAATTGCTGGGGTGGACTTTGTCGTTGTGCGGGAGTTGACAGGCGGGATTTACTTTGGGGATCATATTCTTGAAGAAAGAAAAGCGCGTGATATCAATGATTATAGTTATGAGGAAGTAGAGCGGATTATACGCAAGGCCTTTGAAATTGCAAGAAGTCGGAGAAAAATCGTTACTAGTATCGATAAGCAAAATGTGTTGGCAACATCAAAACTCTGGCGGAAAGTAGCTGAGAAGGTCGCGCATGATTTCCCAGATGTGACCTTGGAACACCAGTTAGTGGACTCAGCTGCCATGCTCATGATTACCAATCCTGCTAAGTTTGATGTTATTGTAACGGAGAATCTTTTTGGAGATATTCTCTCTGATGAATCAAGCGTTCTATCTGGCACACTTGGGGTTATGCCATCAGCCAGTCATTCTGAAAATGGACCAAGTCTCTATGAACCTATTCACGGTTCAGCACCTGATATTGCTGGTCAAGGAATTGCCAATCCTATTTCCATGATTTTATCAGTGGCCATGATGTTGAGAGATAGTTTTGGACGTTATGAGGAAGCGGAGCGTATCGAACGTGCTGTCGAGGCAAGTTTGGCGGCTGGTATATTAACGAGAGATATAGGAGGACAGGCTTCGACCAAGGAAATGACAGAAGCCATTATTGAAAGGTTATGA
- a CDS encoding 2-isopropylmalate synthase yields the protein MRTVEFLDTSLRDGEQTPGVNFSIKEKLAIARQLEKWGISAIEAGFPAASPDSFTAVQEIAKALKKTAVTGLARSVKSDIDACYEALKDAKYPQVHVFIATSPIHRKYKLNKSKEEILEVIKEHVSYARSKFEVVEFSPEDATRTELDFLLQVVQTAVDAGATYINIPDTVGFTTPEEYGAIFKHLIENVKTDRQIIYSPHCHDDLGMAVANSLAAIKNGAGRVEGTINGIGERAGNAALEEIAVALNIRQDYYQAETSIVLNETINTSEMVSRFSGIPVPKNKAVVGGNAFSHESGIHQDGVLKNPLTYEIITPELVGVKSNSLPLGKLSGRHAFVEKLRELALDFTEEDIKPLFAKFKALADKKQEITDADIRALVAGTMVENPEGFHFDDLQLQTHAENEIEATVILANMDGEKVEFNATGQGSVEAIFNAIDKFFNQSVRLVSYTIDAVTDGIDAQARVLVTVENRDTETIFNAAGLDFDVLKASAIAYINANTFVQKENAGEMGRSVSYRDMPSV from the coding sequence ATGAGAACAGTTGAATTTCTAGATACTAGCCTTCGGGATGGAGAGCAGACACCGGGCGTTAATTTTTCAATCAAGGAAAAACTTGCCATTGCAAGACAGCTTGAGAAATGGGGCATTTCAGCAATTGAAGCTGGTTTTCCAGCGGCTAGTCCAGACTCATTTACGGCAGTTCAGGAGATTGCTAAAGCCTTGAAGAAAACAGCGGTGACTGGTTTGGCACGCTCGGTCAAGTCTGATATTGATGCTTGTTATGAAGCCCTCAAGGATGCCAAATATCCACAGGTTCATGTCTTTATCGCTACCAGTCCTATTCATCGTAAGTATAAGCTCAATAAGAGCAAGGAAGAGATTTTGGAAGTTATTAAGGAGCATGTTTCCTATGCCCGTTCTAAGTTTGAGGTTGTCGAATTCTCTCCAGAGGATGCGACCAGAACAGAGTTGGATTTCCTCTTGCAAGTTGTTCAAACAGCGGTTGATGCAGGTGCGACTTATATCAATATCCCTGATACGGTAGGATTTACTACACCAGAGGAGTATGGTGCTATCTTCAAACACTTGATTGAGAATGTCAAGACAGACCGTCAGATCATCTATTCGCCTCACTGTCATGATGATCTCGGAATGGCAGTAGCTAATAGCCTTGCTGCTATCAAGAATGGAGCAGGCCGTGTTGAAGGGACTATCAACGGTATTGGTGAGCGAGCTGGAAATGCTGCTTTGGAAGAAATTGCAGTAGCCCTCAATATTCGTCAAGATTACTACCAAGCAGAAACTAGTATTGTTTTAAATGAAACCATCAATACGTCGGAAATGGTTTCTCGCTTCTCTGGAATTCCAGTTCCTAAAAACAAGGCTGTGGTCGGTGGCAATGCCTTCTCTCACGAATCTGGTATTCACCAAGACGGAGTCCTTAAAAATCCTCTTACTTATGAGATTATCACCCCTGAATTGGTCGGTGTCAAGAGTAATAGCCTCCCACTTGGAAAATTGTCTGGTCGCCATGCCTTTGTTGAAAAACTAAGAGAATTGGCCCTAGACTTTACAGAAGAGGACATCAAACCACTCTTCGCTAAGTTCAAGGCACTGGCCGACAAGAAACAAGAAATCACAGATGCAGATATTCGTGCTCTGGTAGCCGGAACTATGGTTGAAAATCCAGAAGGCTTCCACTTTGATGATTTACAACTGCAAACTCATGCGGAAAATGAAATTGAAGCAACTGTTATCCTGGCTAATATGGATGGTGAGAAAGTCGAATTTAATGCGACAGGGCAAGGTTCTGTTGAAGCAATCTTTAACGCTATCGACAAGTTCTTTAATCAATCTGTCCGTTTGGTGTCCTATACCATTGATGCTGTGACAGATGGAATTGATGCCCAAGCTCGGGTTTTGGTCACTGTTGAAAACAGAGATACAGAAACCATCTTTAATGCAGCAGGGCTTGATTTCGATGTACTGAAAGCATCTGCTATTGCTTACATCAATGCTAATACCTTTGTTCAAAAAGAGAATGCTGGTGAGATGGGACGTAGCGTTTCCTATCGCGACATGCCTAGTGTGTAA
- a CDS encoding MmcQ/YjbR family DNA-binding protein: MFEIFKSYQLNQEKAHDYGFVENAGVWTYSCQILQGDFVMTVSITADNVSFQVFDQETGDLYPQVHMESFKGSFVASVREACLEILYQIRKACFEVQDFICPQTKRIMTQIQKKYGNQLEYLWEKSPDTAVLRHEGNQKWYAVLMKISWNKLEKGREGLVEAVNLKHDQVADLLVKKGIYPAFHMNKRYWISVALDDTLVDEEVLELIEKSWNLTSKK, translated from the coding sequence ATGTTTGAAATTTTTAAATCCTATCAATTAAATCAAGAAAAGGCTCATGATTATGGTTTTGTAGAAAATGCGGGAGTGTGGACCTATAGTTGCCAGATTTTGCAAGGTGACTTTGTCATGACTGTGTCCATTACTGCTGATAATGTGAGCTTTCAAGTATTTGACCAGGAGACTGGTGATCTCTATCCTCAAGTCCATATGGAAAGTTTTAAAGGAAGTTTTGTTGCAAGTGTCCGTGAGGCTTGTTTGGAGATTCTTTATCAGATTCGGAAAGCTTGTTTTGAGGTACAGGATTTTATCTGCCCTCAGACTAAGCGAATCATGACTCAGATTCAGAAAAAATATGGCAATCAGTTGGAATATCTATGGGAGAAATCGCCTGATACGGCAGTATTACGGCATGAAGGAAATCAAAAGTGGTATGCCGTCTTGATGAAAATTTCTTGGAATAAGCTTGAAAAGGGCAGAGAAGGATTAGTGGAAGCAGTCAATCTCAAACATGACCAAGTAGCTGATTTGTTGGTAAAAAAAGGGATTTATCCAGCTTTTCATATGAATAAGCGCTACTGGATTAGTGTGGCGCTTGATGATACTTTGGTAGATGAAGAAGTACTAGAATTGATCGAAAAAAGCTGGAACTTAACCTCTAAAAAATGA
- a CDS encoding copper homeostasis protein CutC: protein MIYEFCAENVTLLEKAMQAGARRIELCDNLAVGGTTPSYGVTKAAVELADDYDTTIMTMIRPRGGDFVYNDLEISIMLEDIALTAQAGSQGVVFGALTADKKLDKANLEKLIAASKGMEIVFHMAFDELSEQDQLEAIDWLSQAGVTRILTRAGVSGDSLDKRFAHYHRILEHAKGKIEILPGGGIDLDNRQTFIDQLGVTQLHGTKVVF from the coding sequence ATGATTTACGAATTTTGTGCTGAAAATGTTACCTTGCTTGAAAAGGCTATGCAGGCAGGAGCTCGCCGCATCGAGCTTTGTGATAATCTAGCAGTTGGTGGAACGACACCAAGCTACGGAGTAACAAAGGCAGCTGTGGAACTGGCGGACGACTACGATACGACCATTATGACTATGATTCGCCCGCGTGGTGGTGATTTTGTCTATAATGACCTCGAGATTTCTATTATGCTTGAGGATATTGCTCTAACTGCTCAAGCAGGAAGCCAAGGCGTTGTCTTTGGTGCATTGACTGCTGATAAGAAGTTGGACAAGGCCAATCTTGAAAAATTGATTGCTGCATCTAAAGGTATGGAAATTGTTTTCCATATGGCATTTGATGAATTGAGCGAACAGGATCAGTTGGAAGCTATTGATTGGCTCAGCCAAGCTGGAGTGACTCGTATCTTAACTCGTGCTGGTGTGTCTGGCGATTCACTAGACAAACGTTTTGCTCACTATCACAGAATTTTGGAGCACGCTAAAGGTAAGATTGAAATTCTACCAGGTGGGGGGATTGACCTTGACAACCGTCAAACCTTTATCGATCAGCTAGGCGTGACACAATTGCACGGAACCAAGGTTGTCTTTTAA
- a CDS encoding YbaN family protein codes for MRLIYLIIGFLSLALAIVGVVLPLLPTTPFLLLSIACFSRSSKRFEDWLYHTKLYQTYVADFRETKSIARERKKKIIVSIYILMGISIFFAPLLPVKIGLGALNIFITYYLFKVIPDKE; via the coding sequence ATGCGTCTTATTTATCTGATAATTGGTTTTTTATCACTTGCCTTGGCTATTGTTGGGGTTGTTTTGCCCTTGTTGCCTACAACTCCTTTTCTGTTGTTGTCTATTGCTTGTTTCTCCAGAAGTTCCAAGCGTTTTGAAGATTGGCTTTATCATACCAAACTCTATCAGACTTACGTAGCGGACTTTCGTGAAACCAAGTCTATTGCGCGTGAACGTAAGAAAAAAATCATCGTTTCTATCTACATCTTGATGGGAATTTCCATTTTTTTTGCTCCTCTCTTACCAGTCAAAATCGGTCTGGGAGCTTTGAACATCTTTATAACCTATTATCTCTTTAAGGTTATTCCAGACAAAGAATAG
- the topA gene encoding type I DNA topoisomerase, with protein sequence MATATKKKKSTVKKNLVIVESPAKAKTIEKYLGRNYKVLASVGHIRDLKKSSMSVDIENNYEPQYINIRGKGPLINDLKKEAKKANKVFLASDPDREGEAISWHLAHILNLDENDANRVVFNEITKDAVKNAFKEPRKIDMDLVDAQQARRVLDRLVGYSISPILWKKVKKGLSAGRVQSIALKLIIDRENEINAFQPEEYWTIDAVFKKGTKQFQAAFYGVDGKKIKLTSNDEVKEVLSRLTSKDFSVDQVDKKERKRNAPLPYTTSSMQMDAANKINFRTRKTMMVAQQLYEGINIGSGVQGLITYMRTDSTRISPVAQNEAASFITDRFGSKYSKHGSKVKNASGAQDAHEAIRPSSVFNTPESIAKYLDKDQLKLYTLIWNRFVASQMTAAVFDTMAVKLSQNGVQFAANGSQVKFDGYLAIYNDSDKNKMLPDMAVGDVVKQVNSKPEQHFTQPPARYSEATLIKALEENGVGRPSTYAPTIETIQKRYYVRLAAKRFEPTELGEIVNKLIVEYFPDIVNVTFTAEMEGKLDDVEVGKEQWQRVIDDFYKPFSKEVAKAEEEMEKIQIKDEPAGFDCEVCGSPMVIKLGRFGKFYACSNFPDCRHTQAIVKEIGVECPSCHQGQIIERKTKRNRLFYGCNRYPECEFTSWDKPIGRDCPKCGHFLVEKKVRGGGKQVVCSNGDYEEEKIK encoded by the coding sequence GTGGCTACGGCAACAAAAAAGAAAAAATCAACAGTTAAAAAAAATCTAGTAATCGTGGAATCGCCTGCTAAGGCCAAGACGATTGAAAAATATCTAGGCAGAAACTACAAGGTTCTAGCCAGTGTCGGGCATATACGTGATTTGAAGAAATCCAGTATGTCAGTCGATATTGAAAATAATTATGAACCGCAATATATCAATATCCGAGGAAAAGGACCTCTCATCAATGACTTGAAAAAAGAAGCCAAAAAAGCTAATAAAGTCTTTCTGGCGAGTGACCCGGACCGTGAAGGAGAAGCAATTTCTTGGCATTTGGCCCATATTCTCAATTTAGATGAAAATGATGCCAACCGTGTGGTCTTCAATGAAATCACCAAGGATGCGGTCAAAAATGCTTTTAAAGAACCTCGCAAGATTGATATGGACTTGGTCGACGCCCAACAGGCTCGTCGTGTCCTAGACCGCTTGGTAGGCTATTCGATTTCGCCTATTTTGTGGAAGAAGGTCAAGAAGGGCTTGTCAGCAGGTCGCGTACAGTCTATTGCGCTTAAGTTAATCATTGATCGTGAGAATGAAATCAATGCCTTCCAACCAGAAGAATACTGGACAATTGATGCTGTCTTTAAAAAGGGAACCAAGCAATTTCAGGCTGCTTTCTATGGAGTAGATGGTAAAAAGATAAAACTGACTAGTAATGATGAGGTCAAGGAAGTTCTGTCTCGTCTGACTAGCAAAGATTTTTCAGTGGATCAGGTAGATAAGAAAGAGCGCAAACGCAATGCTCCTTTACCATATACCACTTCATCTATGCAGATGGATGCGGCTAATAAAATCAATTTCCGTACTCGAAAGACCATGATGGTTGCCCAACAGCTCTATGAAGGAATTAATATCGGTTCTGGTGTTCAAGGTTTGATTACCTATATGCGTACTGACTCTACTCGTATCAGTCCAGTGGCACAGAACGAAGCAGCAAGTTTCATTACGGATCGTTTTGGTAGCAAGTATTCTAAGCATGGTAGCAAGGTCAAAAATGCATCAGGAGCTCAGGATGCCCACGAGGCTATTCGTCCGTCAAGTGTCTTTAATACACCGGAAAGCATCGCTAAGTATCTGGATAAGGATCAGCTCAAGCTTTATACTCTTATTTGGAATCGTTTTGTGGCTAGTCAGATGACAGCTGCTGTCTTTGATACCATGGCTGTTAAATTGTCTCAAAATGGAGTTCAATTTGCTGCTAATGGTAGTCAGGTTAAGTTTGATGGTTATCTTGCTATTTATAATGATTCTGACAAGAATAAGATGTTACCGGATATGGCTGTTGGAGATGTTGTCAAACAGGTCAATAGTAAACCAGAGCAACATTTCACTCAACCGCCTGCTCGCTATTCTGAAGCGACACTGATCAAGGCCTTGGAGGAAAATGGGGTTGGACGTCCGTCAACCTACGCACCGACCATTGAAACTATTCAGAAACGTTATTATGTTCGCCTTGCAGCCAAACGTTTTGAACCAACAGAGTTGGGAGAAATTGTTAACAAGCTCATCGTTGAATATTTCCCAGATATCGTAAACGTGACCTTTACAGCTGAAATGGAAGGCAAGCTGGATGACGTCGAAGTCGGAAAAGAGCAGTGGCAACGTGTCATTGATGACTTTTACAAACCATTCTCTAAAGAAGTCGCCAAGGCTGAAGAAGAAATGGAAAAAATCCAGATCAAGGATGAACCAGCTGGATTTGACTGTGAAGTGTGTGGCAGTCCAATGGTTATTAAACTTGGTCGATTTGGTAAGTTCTATGCTTGTAGCAATTTCCCAGATTGCCGTCATACCCAAGCAATCGTGAAAGAGATTGGTGTTGAGTGTCCAAGTTGTCATCAGGGACAAATCATTGAGCGTAAAACCAAACGTAATCGCCTCTTCTATGGTTGCAATCGCTATCCAGAATGTGAATTTACTTCCTGGGACAAACCAATTGGACGTGATTGTCCAAAATGCGGACATTTCCTTGTGGAGAAAAAGGTCCGTGGTGGTGGTAAACAGGTTGTATGTAGTAATGGCGACTACGAAGAGGAAAAAATTAAATAA
- the dprA gene encoding DNA-processing protein DprA — protein MKITNYEIYKLKKSGLTNQQILKVLEYGENVDQELLLGDIADISGCRNPAVFMERYFQIDDAHLEKEFQKFPSFSILDDCYPWDLSEIYDAPVLLFYKGNLDLLKFPKVAVVGSRACSKQGAKSVEKVIQGLENELVIVSGLAKGIDTSAHMAALQNGGKTIAVIGTGLDVFYPKANKRLQDYIGNDHLILSEYGPGEQPLKFHFPARNRIIAGLCRGVIVAEAKMRSGSLITCERAMEEGRDVFAIPGSILDGLSDGCHYLIQEGAKLVTSGQDVLAEFEF, from the coding sequence ATGAAAATCACAAACTATGAAATCTATAAGTTAAAAAAATCAGGTTTGACCAATCAACAAATTTTGAAAGTTTTAGAATACGGTGAAAATGTTGATCAGGAGCTTTTGTTGGGTGATATTGCAGATATATCAGGTTGCCGAAATCCAGCTGTTTTTATGGAACGTTATTTTCAGATAGACGATGCGCATTTGGAGAAGGAGTTTCAAAAATTTCCATCATTCTCTATTTTAGACGACTGTTACCCTTGGGATTTGAGTGAAATATATGATGCACCTGTGCTGTTATTTTACAAGGGGAATTTGGATCTCTTGAAATTTCCTAAGGTAGCGGTAGTGGGAAGTCGTGCTTGTAGTAAACAGGGAGCTAAGTCAGTTGAAAAAGTCATTCAAGGCTTGGAAAATGAACTGGTTATCGTCAGTGGCTTAGCCAAGGGGATTGACACATCAGCTCATATGGCAGCTCTTCAGAATGGCGGAAAAACCATTGCAGTGATTGGAACAGGTCTGGACGTGTTTTATCCTAAAGCCAATAAACGCTTGCAAGACTACATTGGCAATGATCATCTGATTCTCAGTGAGTACGGACCAGGCGAACAACCTCTGAAATTTCATTTTCCTGCCCGTAATCGCATCATCGCTGGACTTTGTCGTGGTGTGATTGTAGCAGAGGCCAAGATGCGCTCGGGGAGTCTCATTACCTGTGAGAGAGCAATGGAAGAAGGACGCGATGTTTTTGCTATTCCTGGAAGTATTTTAGATGGACTATCAGACGGTTGCCATTATTTGATTCAAGAAGGGGCAAAATTAGTCACCAGTGGGCAAGATGTGCTTGCGGAATTTGAATTTTAA
- a CDS encoding sugar phosphate nucleotidyltransferase produces the protein MKAIILAAGLGTRLRPMTENTPKALVQVNQKPLIEYQIEFLKEKGINDIIIIVGYLKEQFDYLKEKYGVRLVFNDKYADYNNFYSLYLVKEELADSYVIDADNYLFKNMFRNDLTRSTYFSVYREDCTNEWFLVYGDDYKVQDITVDSKAGRILSGVSFWDAPTAEKIVSFIDKAYASGEFVDLYWDNMVKDNIKELDVYVEELEGNSIYEIDSVQDYHKLEEILKNEN, from the coding sequence GTGAAAGCCATCATCTTAGCAGCGGGATTGGGAACTCGCTTGCGTCCTATGACTGAAAATACCCCTAAAGCCTTGGTTCAGGTTAATCAAAAACCTTTGATTGAATACCAAATTGAGTTTTTAAAAGAAAAAGGGATCAATGACATCATCATCATCGTTGGTTACCTTAAAGAACAATTCGATTATTTGAAAGAAAAATATGGTGTTCGCCTTGTCTTCAATGATAAATACGCTGACTACAATAACTTTTACTCTCTCTATCTTGTAAAAGAAGAATTAGCTGACAGCTATGTTATTGATGCCGATAATTATCTCTTTAAAAATATGTTCCGCAATGATTTGACTCGTTCGACTTATTTTAGTGTTTATCGTGAAGATTGTACCAATGAATGGTTCTTGGTCTATGGAGATGACTACAAGGTTCAAGATATTACTGTTGATAGCAAGGCTGGTCGTATCCTTAGTGGTGTATCATTCTGGGATGCTCCAACTGCAGAAAAGATTGTTAGCTTTATCGATAAGGCTTATGCAAGTGGTGAATTTGTTGATCTCTATTGGGACAATATGGTCAAAGATAATATCAAAGAACTGGATGTCTATGTTGAAGAATTAGAAGGCAATAGCATCTATGAAATCGATAGTGTCCAAGATTATCATAAATTAGAAGAAATTCTTAAAAACGAAAATTAA
- a CDS encoding DMT family transporter, translating into MKNKNGVSFGLLSGIFWGLGLTISAYIFSIFTDLSPFVVAAAHDFLSIFILLAFILVKEGKVRLSIFLNIRNVSVIIGALLAGPIGMQANLYAVKYIGSSLASSVSAIYPAISVLLAFFFLKHKISKNTVFGIVLIIAGIIAQTYKVEQVNSFYIGILCALICAIAWGSESVLSSFAMESDLSEIEALLIRQVTSFLSYLVIVLFSHQSFAEVANGQLLGLMIVFAAFDMISYLAYYIAINRLQPAKATGLNVSYVVWTVLFAVIFLGAPLDMLTIITSLIVIAGVYIIIKE; encoded by the coding sequence ATGAAAAATAAAAATGGAGTTTCTTTTGGTCTACTCTCAGGTATTTTCTGGGGTTTAGGTCTAACGATTAGTGCTTATATCTTTTCGATTTTTACAGATTTGTCGCCCTTTGTGGTGGCAGCTGCTCACGATTTCTTGAGTATCTTTATCTTACTAGCTTTTATCTTGGTAAAAGAAGGAAAAGTTCGTCTCTCAATTTTCTTAAATATTCGCAATGTGAGTGTCATCATCGGAGCCTTGCTAGCAGGCCCTATCGGTATGCAGGCCAATCTTTATGCGGTTAAGTATATCGGAAGTTCCTTAGCTTCATCTGTATCGGCAATTTACCCTGCGATTTCAGTTTTATTGGCTTTCTTCTTTTTGAAGCACAAGATTTCGAAAAATACTGTGTTTGGGATTGTCTTGATTATTGCAGGGATAATTGCTCAGACCTATAAGGTTGAACAGGTTAATTCCTTCTACATTGGGATTCTCTGTGCTTTGATTTGTGCTATTGCATGGGGAAGCGAGAGTGTTCTTAGCTCCTTTGCCATGGAAAGTGATTTGAGTGAAATCGAAGCCCTCTTAATCCGTCAAGTGACTTCATTCTTGTCCTATCTTGTGATTGTGCTCTTCTCTCATCAGTCATTTGCAGAAGTGGCTAATGGACAATTGTTAGGTCTTATGATTGTCTTTGCAGCCTTTGATATGATTTCCTACTTGGCTTATTATATCGCTATTAATCGCTTGCAACCAGCCAAGGCTACAGGCTTGAACGTGAGTTATGTAGTATGGACTGTCTTATTTGCAGTTATTTTCTTGGGTGCACCGCTAGATATGCTGACCATTATTACGTCACTTATTGTCATTGCTGGAGTTTATATTATTATTAAAGAATAA